Proteins from a single region of Runella sp. SP2:
- a CDS encoding NAD(P)-dependent oxidoreductase — translation MSGRVLITGASGFIGYHLIEAAQKAGLEVHAAVRPSSDVSHLAPLAPVFVYPDYRSTDALRSFLEKGQYQYIIHSAGATRAKDSATYNLINAEYTRRLAEAACQTNQPLKRFVFVSSLAALGPLSYAEKQPITENTSPVPVTDYGKSKWLAEQYLAEIKGLRTSIIRPTAVYGPREKDLFILFKTLNSGIDAYIGRGSQRFSFVYVKDLADATVKALLHQSTANHAFNVSDGGAYDRYELAEIFNAWSGKKPVRIHIPLGLMKIVATALEVGYTFSKNTPVVNREKLKELTAQNWFCSIDAAQSQLGYQPKYDLRKGVIETLTWYRENQWL, via the coding sequence ATGAGCGGTCGGGTTTTGATAACAGGGGCAAGCGGGTTTATTGGGTACCACTTGATTGAGGCAGCCCAAAAAGCGGGATTGGAAGTCCATGCCGCAGTGCGCCCGTCGAGTGATGTATCGCACCTTGCGCCATTGGCTCCCGTTTTTGTGTATCCCGATTATCGTTCTACCGACGCGCTTCGGTCGTTTTTGGAAAAGGGTCAATACCAGTACATTATCCACTCAGCGGGTGCAACGCGCGCCAAAGACAGTGCCACGTACAACCTTATCAATGCCGAATATACCCGTCGGTTGGCCGAAGCCGCCTGCCAAACCAATCAGCCGCTGAAGCGATTTGTATTTGTGAGCAGTTTGGCCGCCCTTGGGCCATTATCGTACGCTGAAAAACAACCGATTACCGAAAATACGTCACCAGTGCCTGTCACCGATTACGGGAAAAGCAAGTGGCTGGCCGAACAATATTTAGCTGAAATAAAAGGATTGCGAACCTCCATCATCCGCCCGACGGCCGTTTATGGACCCCGTGAGAAAGATTTATTCATCCTTTTCAAAACCCTTAATAGCGGCATTGACGCGTACATTGGTCGTGGTTCGCAACGTTTCAGCTTTGTTTACGTAAAAGACTTAGCAGATGCAACGGTAAAAGCCCTGCTCCACCAAAGCACCGCTAACCATGCCTTCAACGTATCGGACGGAGGAGCTTATGACCGTTATGAACTCGCTGAGATTTTCAACGCATGGAGTGGCAAAAAGCCCGTTCGGATTCATATCCCCTTGGGATTGATGAAAATCGTCGCAACGGCTTTAGAAGTAGGCTATACATTTTCAAAAAATACGCCCGTCGTTAACCGCGAAAAACTCAAAGAACTGACGGCCCAAAACTGGTTTTGTAGCATCGACGCCGCCCAATCGCAACTCGGCTACCAACCAAAATACGACTTAAGAAAAGGGGTTATTGAAACCCTAACCTGGTACCGAGAAAACCAATGGCTTTGA
- a CDS encoding TetR/AcrR family transcriptional regulator has protein sequence MTCITQSSEERIKEAARAIFLKKGYAGTTARDIAEAANMNIALTNYYFRSKEKLFIEIFRDLFNYYCQNTLRIFEKPVGIREKLIELIEEDFRVMKAEPNLVLFLMKEIQRDPEQLLPELSKFKELIHGTLTSQIKEEVKNGRMRDISADHLVPLIMGSLQFVFVGKNMHMKLHNTSEEEFNCFAECHKDLIISMITEYLFVPETAS, from the coding sequence GTGACATGTATTACTCAGTCTAGTGAAGAGAGAATCAAAGAAGCGGCAAGGGCTATTTTTTTGAAAAAGGGGTACGCAGGAACAACGGCAAGAGATATAGCTGAAGCGGCCAACATGAACATTGCTTTGACGAATTATTATTTTCGAAGCAAGGAGAAATTGTTTATTGAGATTTTCAGGGATTTGTTCAACTACTATTGCCAAAACACCCTGAGGATTTTTGAAAAACCCGTCGGTATTCGCGAGAAATTAATCGAATTAATTGAAGAGGATTTCAGAGTCATGAAGGCAGAACCCAACTTGGTGCTGTTTCTGATGAAAGAAATTCAGCGCGACCCCGAACAACTTCTCCCCGAGTTATCGAAGTTTAAGGAGTTAATACACGGCACATTGACCAGTCAAATCAAGGAAGAAGTAAAAAATGGTCGGATGCGCGACATTAGCGCCGACCACTTAGTACCGCTCATTATGGGAAGCCTTCAATTCGTTTTTGTGGGCAAAAACATGCACATGAAGCTTCACAACACCAGCGAAGAAGAATTCAACTGCTTCGCCGAGTGCCATAAAGACCTTATTATCAGCATGATTACTGAGTACCTGTTTGTTCCGGAAACGGCTTCTTAG
- a CDS encoding sugar phosphate nucleotidyltransferase — MNYGIIAAGEGSRLAKEGFTLPKPMVQLHGEMLIDRLIAVFARNRAESVHIIINENSAVLEAHLLQAKYPVSVHIVKKTTPSSLHSFYELLKSTEAPNAFCLTTTDTVFKEEEFEAYIQAFEAETTLDGLMAVTSFVDDESPLFVRTDEQLGITDFCDTNDSSIRYVSGGIYCLRSKALAQVTRAVESGTNRMRNFQRRLVAEGLQLKAFPFQKIVDIDHVRDIATAELFLSET, encoded by the coding sequence ATGAATTACGGAATCATAGCAGCGGGAGAAGGTTCGCGATTGGCGAAGGAAGGATTTACCCTTCCAAAACCCATGGTGCAGTTGCACGGCGAAATGCTGATTGACCGCCTGATTGCGGTCTTTGCCCGCAACCGTGCCGAATCCGTTCATATTATTATCAACGAAAACTCAGCCGTACTCGAAGCGCATTTGTTGCAGGCCAAGTATCCCGTATCTGTTCACATTGTAAAAAAAACAACGCCTAGCTCGCTTCATAGCTTTTACGAGTTACTAAAAAGTACCGAAGCACCCAACGCTTTTTGCTTAACTACCACCGACACCGTATTTAAGGAAGAAGAGTTCGAGGCGTATATACAAGCTTTTGAAGCTGAAACTACGCTCGACGGGCTGATGGCGGTTACGTCGTTTGTGGACGATGAAAGCCCCTTGTTTGTTCGTACCGACGAACAACTTGGCATTACTGATTTTTGTGATACCAACGACTCGTCAATTCGCTATGTGTCAGGCGGAATTTACTGTTTACGCAGCAAAGCCCTGGCACAGGTAACGCGGGCGGTCGAAAGTGGCACCAATCGAATGCGCAACTTTCAGCGACGTTTAGTCGCCGAAGGATTGCAATTAAAGGCGTTTCCCTTCCAAAAAATCGTCGATATCGACCACGTAAGGGACATCGCAACCGCCGAATTGTTTTTAAGCGAAACTTAG
- a CDS encoding response regulator transcription factor, with protein MINVFIVDDHPLITEGLKSLLNDCEDICVVGTASNAIDALEALKKQPVDVAFLDINLPEISGVELCKKIRDKLPHIKCVALTTSNERSHVSRMMQNGAMGYLIKSSPKEELVKAIRQVHLGGYYMNVNVQEVTPKSVQVPFLTRREKEVLGLISEGMTNNEIAEKLFVSPATVKTHRENLLLKFEAANTAALIKFAAQQGLLSG; from the coding sequence ATGATAAACGTATTTATAGTAGATGACCACCCGCTAATTACCGAAGGCTTGAAATCGCTCCTCAACGACTGTGAGGATATTTGTGTGGTGGGCACAGCCTCCAACGCCATTGATGCGCTCGAAGCGTTGAAAAAACAGCCCGTTGATGTCGCTTTTTTAGATATTAACCTCCCCGAAATCAGCGGAGTAGAGTTGTGTAAAAAGATTCGGGATAAGCTACCTCACATCAAATGCGTTGCGCTCACAACCTCCAACGAACGGAGTCACGTAAGTCGAATGATGCAAAATGGAGCCATGGGCTATTTGATTAAAAGTTCACCCAAAGAAGAACTGGTCAAAGCCATTCGGCAAGTGCATTTGGGAGGGTATTACATGAATGTGAATGTGCAAGAGGTAACTCCTAAATCGGTACAAGTGCCGTTTTTAACCCGTCGAGAAAAAGAAGTGTTGGGACTGATTTCGGAAGGAATGACCAACAACGAGATTGCAGAAAAGCTTTTTGTGAGTCCAGCTACTGTGAAGACCCATCGCGAAAACTTACTGTTGAAATTTGAGGCTGCCAACACGGCCGCACTCATTAAATTTGCGGCGCAGCAAGGGTTACTTTCAGGCTAA
- a CDS encoding EcsC family protein has product MTPYEETIAKELRLWQRQMQRKPSAANRLAKATQKWINGLIPEKIHEIITTTIKQMTRGVLFGAEFITPLPAPVTSLEEQEEEVRRRISFYKTAGAAEGGVAGAGGFWLALADFPLLLSLKMKLLFDITACYGYPINDYRERIFLLHIFQLAFSSQERRREVYLQIVDWDEKSKLLPQDIHAFDWRTFQQEYRDYIDLAKMAQLIPGIGAAVGVVVNYQLIDKLGKTAMNAYRMRKGVGK; this is encoded by the coding sequence ATGACCCCCTACGAAGAAACTATCGCAAAAGAACTCCGCCTCTGGCAACGTCAAATGCAACGAAAACCCTCAGCGGCCAATCGCCTCGCCAAAGCCACCCAAAAATGGATTAATGGGTTGATTCCTGAGAAAATCCACGAAATCATCACAACTACCATCAAGCAAATGACGCGCGGCGTACTTTTTGGAGCGGAGTTTATCACGCCACTCCCCGCCCCTGTGACTAGCCTCGAAGAACAAGAAGAGGAGGTGCGGCGGCGAATTAGTTTTTACAAAACCGCAGGTGCTGCCGAAGGGGGTGTTGCAGGTGCAGGCGGCTTCTGGTTGGCTTTGGCCGACTTTCCGTTGCTGCTTAGTCTAAAAATGAAGCTCCTTTTCGACATTACGGCTTGTTATGGCTACCCCATCAACGATTATCGGGAGCGGATTTTTCTTCTACACATTTTTCAGTTGGCGTTTTCGAGCCAAGAACGGCGGCGCGAGGTATATCTGCAAATCGTCGATTGGGACGAAAAAAGTAAGCTTTTACCTCAAGACATACATGCTTTCGACTGGCGTACGTTTCAACAAGAGTACCGCGACTACATTGATTTGGCAAAAATGGCGCAACTCATTCCTGGCATCGGCGCTGCCGTGGGGGTGGTTGTGAACTATCAACTCATTGACAAACTGGGCAAAACCGCCATGAACGCCTACCGAATGCGGAAAGGTGTGGGAAAATGA
- the spt gene encoding serine palmitoyltransferase, with the protein MGNKLRNKLAEFKDAAIAKEKGIYPYFRPIESGQDTEVLINGKPVLMFGSNSYLGLTNHPYIIEASQKAAEKYGTGCAGSRFLNGTLDIHIELERRLAAYVGKEAAILFSTGYQANLGALSSLTGRHDYILLDEMNHASIIDGSRLSFSKVIKYAHNDMEDLRKKLSLLPDEAVKLIATDGIFSMEGDIVDLPALNKVAAEFDASVLVDDAHSLGVIGERGAGTASHFGQTDNTDLFMGTFSKSLASLGGFIASDNETIEYLKHRARSLIFSASMTPATAASTIAALDIIESEPFHIERLWANTRYAKELLLLSGFDLGPTESPILPIYIRNNERTFLITKLLQDEGVFVNPVVSPAVRPEDTLIRFSLMATHTFTQIEEAVDKLARVAQKVCPEALKQHI; encoded by the coding sequence ATGGGAAACAAATTACGCAACAAGCTCGCGGAGTTTAAGGACGCTGCGATTGCTAAAGAGAAAGGAATCTACCCCTATTTCAGACCTATCGAGTCGGGGCAAGATACTGAAGTTCTCATCAACGGCAAACCCGTTTTAATGTTTGGTTCTAATTCTTACTTAGGACTAACCAACCACCCTTACATCATTGAGGCTTCTCAAAAAGCCGCTGAAAAGTACGGGACAGGTTGTGCAGGTTCACGGTTTTTGAACGGTACGCTCGACATTCACATCGAACTAGAACGCCGACTAGCCGCCTATGTAGGAAAAGAGGCCGCTATCTTGTTCAGCACGGGTTATCAAGCCAACTTGGGGGCACTTTCTAGTCTGACAGGTCGCCATGATTACATTTTGTTGGACGAAATGAACCATGCCTCCATCATTGACGGAAGTCGGCTATCGTTTTCCAAGGTCATTAAGTACGCCCACAATGACATGGAAGACCTTCGCAAAAAACTTAGCCTCCTGCCCGACGAAGCAGTGAAACTCATTGCGACCGACGGAATTTTCAGCATGGAAGGCGACATTGTAGATTTGCCTGCACTCAATAAGGTAGCCGCGGAGTTTGATGCGTCTGTTCTAGTGGACGATGCCCATAGCTTAGGCGTTATTGGCGAACGCGGAGCGGGAACTGCCTCGCATTTTGGCCAAACCGACAACACCGACTTGTTTATGGGTACTTTTAGCAAGTCATTGGCATCGTTGGGAGGGTTTATTGCCAGCGACAACGAGACCATCGAATACCTCAAACACCGTGCACGTTCGCTCATATTCAGCGCCAGCATGACCCCCGCTACGGCGGCGAGTACGATTGCGGCACTCGACATTATTGAGTCCGAGCCGTTTCACATCGAGCGTTTGTGGGCCAATACCCGCTATGCCAAAGAATTATTGCTCCTCAGCGGTTTTGATTTAGGCCCAACGGAAAGCCCAATCCTTCCAATTTACATCCGTAACAACGAACGTACATTCCTTATTACGAAGCTGTTACAAGACGAAGGAGTATTTGTCAACCCCGTTGTATCACCAGCAGTACGCCCCGAAGACACCCTCATTCGCTTTTCGCTGATGGCCACGCATACCTTCACCCAAATCGAAGAAGCCGTGGATAAATTGGCACGAGTTGCCCAAAAAGTTTGTCCTGAAGCGCTAAAGCAACATATATGA
- a CDS encoding DUF5686 and carboxypeptidase-like regulatory domain-containing protein, which produces MKRITTLIVLVLLLPITLLYGQSTTVVKGVISDAKTGETLPFVNVQVVGTTIGTTSDADGKYTLNVPNKQPKIKFTYIGYQNIEKAITPGSTQTINVKMAVDALLLKEVVIKGKTTRYRNKDNPAVQLIRQVIDHKEQNRMTQNDYVEYEQYEKISLALSNLSDEFKDKRIFRNYQFLFVTQDSTGMGGKNMLPAYMQEKLSQVYFRKNPYTKKQWVQADRKAEFDQKFIDNDGLNAYFRRLYEDIDIYKNDISIATNLLLSPIANTAPTFYKFFIRDTVKTQTPWLIELGFVPRNKADMLFEGKLFITLDGNYSVQNAYLTVNKDINLNFMRDLEAKIEFVKEEDGRYRPSKTSLGMEFSLGEKAAGLYGQRIVNFKNFLTNQPRPDSLYKGPAQENAPTFAKLNTNNEAYWQNLRHLPLDRMESNIYRNVDTLQTIPSFRRIMDITTLFFAGYKSFGKVEIGPANTFYSFNPVEGFRLRFGGRTTTELSNRLYFEGYGAYGFKDQKWKYFASSTFSLNNKSVYHFPLHYIRASYQRDTKIPGQELQFVQEDNFLLSFKRGDNNRWLYNDVLKLEYIREFTNHFSYRLGFTQWAQTPAGILKYERTTDGAAQNVAQLNNTELSLELRYAPNEQFYQGKLYRTPLINRYPIFTLRYNAGIKGLLSGETDYHTVTGNVAKRVYLSQYGFADVTVEGGYIFGKNIPFPLLMIHRANQTYAYQLNSYNLMNFLEFVSDRYASIDVQYYFNGFLFNKIPLLKRLKLREVVSVKALVGGLRDENNPNKGASVFRFPVDSEGRSISYNLGSQPYIEGSVGVANIFKLVRVDLVRRFSYLNNPNTVQWGVRTRFRLDF; this is translated from the coding sequence ATGAAAAGGATAACCACACTCATCGTATTAGTCCTGCTCTTGCCGATTACCCTTCTCTACGGCCAAAGCACAACGGTTGTAAAAGGAGTCATTTCGGACGCTAAAACGGGCGAAACGCTACCTTTTGTCAACGTACAGGTAGTAGGCACAACCATCGGAACTACCTCCGATGCGGATGGAAAATACACACTCAACGTACCCAATAAACAGCCTAAAATTAAGTTTACGTACATCGGTTACCAAAACATCGAAAAAGCGATTACGCCAGGCAGTACGCAAACCATCAACGTCAAAATGGCGGTGGATGCGCTTTTGCTCAAGGAGGTTGTCATTAAGGGAAAAACCACACGCTACCGCAACAAGGATAACCCTGCGGTTCAGCTCATTCGTCAGGTGATTGACCACAAAGAGCAAAATCGCATGACCCAAAACGACTACGTGGAGTACGAGCAGTACGAAAAAATATCGCTCGCCCTGAGCAATCTGTCGGATGAATTTAAGGACAAGCGTATCTTTCGTAATTATCAATTTTTGTTTGTAACCCAAGATTCGACAGGGATGGGCGGTAAAAATATGCTACCTGCTTACATGCAGGAGAAACTATCGCAAGTATATTTTCGTAAAAACCCCTATACCAAAAAACAATGGGTACAGGCCGACCGCAAGGCAGAATTTGACCAAAAATTTATCGACAACGACGGCCTAAATGCTTATTTTCGACGCTTGTACGAAGACATTGATATTTATAAAAATGACATCTCGATTGCGACCAACCTGCTTTTGAGCCCCATTGCCAACACCGCACCTACGTTTTATAAGTTTTTCATTCGTGATACCGTCAAAACCCAAACGCCTTGGTTGATTGAGCTTGGGTTTGTGCCTCGCAATAAAGCCGACATGCTTTTTGAGGGTAAACTGTTTATCACCCTCGATGGAAACTACAGCGTTCAAAATGCGTATTTGACTGTAAACAAAGACATTAACCTCAACTTCATGCGTGACCTTGAGGCCAAGATTGAATTTGTAAAAGAGGAAGATGGACGATATCGCCCCAGCAAAACGTCGTTGGGGATGGAGTTTTCGTTGGGTGAAAAAGCCGCAGGATTGTATGGTCAGCGCATCGTAAATTTCAAAAATTTCTTGACCAACCAACCCCGCCCTGATAGTCTTTACAAAGGCCCTGCCCAAGAAAATGCACCGACGTTTGCCAAACTAAATACCAATAATGAAGCCTATTGGCAAAACTTGCGCCACCTGCCCCTCGACCGCATGGAGAGCAACATCTACCGCAACGTAGATACCCTGCAAACGATTCCGTCATTCCGTCGAATCATGGACATCACTACCTTGTTTTTTGCGGGATACAAATCTTTTGGAAAAGTAGAAATTGGGCCTGCCAACACGTTTTATAGTTTCAACCCCGTGGAAGGTTTTCGACTCCGATTTGGCGGGCGCACCACCACCGAACTCAGCAATCGACTCTATTTTGAAGGGTATGGGGCATACGGTTTCAAAGACCAGAAATGGAAATATTTTGCGAGCAGTACCTTTTCGCTGAACAATAAATCGGTCTATCATTTTCCGCTGCACTACATTCGGGCGAGTTATCAGCGCGACACCAAAATTCCTGGGCAAGAATTGCAGTTTGTCCAAGAAGACAACTTCCTGCTGTCGTTCAAACGCGGCGACAATAACCGTTGGCTGTACAACGATGTGTTGAAGTTGGAATACATCCGCGAATTTACCAACCACTTTTCGTATCGACTAGGGTTTACGCAGTGGGCACAGACGCCCGCAGGCATTCTCAAATACGAACGAACCACCGACGGTGCTGCTCAAAATGTAGCCCAACTCAATAATACTGAATTGAGCTTAGAGTTGCGCTACGCGCCCAATGAGCAATTTTATCAAGGAAAACTCTACCGTACTCCACTTATCAACCGTTACCCCATTTTCACGTTGCGCTACAACGCTGGGATAAAAGGACTATTATCGGGAGAAACTGATTACCATACGGTTACGGGAAATGTAGCCAAGCGCGTTTATCTGTCACAATACGGTTTTGCCGACGTTACGGTCGAGGGTGGTTACATTTTTGGCAAAAACATTCCATTTCCACTGTTGATGATTCACCGCGCCAACCAGACCTACGCGTACCAATTGAACTCTTACAACTTGATGAATTTCCTTGAGTTTGTCAGTGACCGCTACGCGAGCATCGACGTACAATATTACTTCAACGGTTTCTTATTCAACAAGATACCATTGTTAAAGCGCCTCAAATTGCGCGAAGTGGTGAGCGTAAAAGCCTTGGTAGGTGGCCTTCGCGATGAAAATAATCCTAATAAAGGGGCCTCTGTTTTTCGTTTCCCCGTCGATTCGGAAGGACGTAGCATCAGCTACAACCTAGGCAGCCAACCGTACATTGAAGGAAGCGTTGGCGTGGCCAATATTTTCAAATTAGTTCGGGTCGATTTGGTACGCCGTTTTAGTTACCTCAACAACCCCAACACGGTTCAGTGGGGAGTAAGAACACGCTTTAGACTTGATTTTTAA
- a CDS encoding AraC family transcriptional regulator, whose translation MPQEKPYRIKSIAEIHRLMNLPKPQHPLIGMIDLKILKSAPNIQAVLSDFYVVSLKRGCDKLFYGQQKYDFDEGLLAFIAPGQILRGEANVVPQNLEGWMLFVHPDFLWNTPLAKKIKQYEFFGYSTNEALFLSDKEETTINGIVNNIREEYHANIDKFSQDVIIAQLDVLFTYAQRFYERQFITRKITNNQILTRLEEILSTYFNSEDLVLKGLPTVQQVADSLNLSTKYLSSMLKQLIGLTTQQLIHEKLIEKAKEKLSTTELTVSEIAYELGFEHSQSFNKLFKAKTNQSPLEFRHSFN comes from the coding sequence ATGCCCCAAGAAAAACCATACCGAATCAAGTCCATCGCCGAAATTCATCGGTTGATGAACCTGCCGAAGCCTCAGCACCCGCTTATTGGCATGATTGACCTCAAAATACTGAAATCTGCCCCCAACATTCAGGCTGTGCTTTCCGATTTTTATGTGGTTTCGCTCAAAAGAGGCTGCGACAAATTATTTTATGGACAGCAAAAATACGACTTCGACGAAGGCTTGTTGGCTTTCATTGCGCCAGGTCAAATTTTGCGCGGAGAGGCCAACGTCGTCCCTCAAAACTTAGAAGGTTGGATGCTCTTTGTTCACCCTGATTTTTTGTGGAACACCCCACTTGCCAAAAAAATTAAACAGTACGAGTTCTTTGGGTACTCGACCAACGAAGCTTTATTTTTGTCCGACAAAGAGGAAACGACCATCAACGGTATTGTCAATAACATCCGTGAAGAATACCACGCCAACATTGACAAATTCAGCCAAGACGTAATCATTGCCCAGCTGGACGTGCTATTTACCTACGCCCAACGGTTTTACGAACGGCAGTTTATTACCCGAAAAATCACCAACAATCAGATTCTCACCCGCTTAGAAGAGATATTGAGTACCTATTTCAACAGTGAAGATTTGGTCTTAAAAGGGCTACCGACAGTTCAGCAAGTTGCCGATTCGCTTAACCTCTCGACCAAATACCTGAGTAGTATGTTAAAACAGCTTATCGGACTCACTACTCAGCAGCTTATCCACGAAAAACTGATTGAAAAGGCCAAAGAAAAACTGTCCACTACCGAGCTGACTGTGAGCGAAATTGCCTACGAATTGGGATTTGAGCATTCTCAATCTTTCAATAAACTATTCAAAGCCAAGACCAACCAAAGCCCGCTCGAATTCAGGCACTCCTTCAATTGA
- a CDS encoding tetratricopeptide repeat protein, which produces MKPLLTLVFLMVVPCLVWSQQELIDSYRQELKKEKIDTSRIHIIGDLSRMLIMDSDTAEALALLKEGLALCKKHNYEYGYGLLYNSYGVYYLETSRYDEAEAYFQKSCEHYQRSKKDTAPLGVATALGNLSLIAETKRDIEKAVLLQLQALDVWQASAFPERFVAVGNMYLNISNLYTKVGQHDKAIIYTKKAVKTRLNADLKDADLATSYIYLLNSFIKNNQLDSAQKYLLTTQTLVNDLKNPVVYMRYYAVLGEIGMAEKNYENALGQYQLALQYAQQTQKMTFQISSSMGIARCYQELKRPAEAIPFLTQALQLAEKGNRLEAKTRALKGLAEAYHQLNNDQQAFAYFTQYNALKDSIQAEETKLKLNEIDTKYQTVQKENQILQLEKDKSRQNTLIYGLVVGLILIASIGILMYRNAANQRKIAQQQTLLKEKEIQQLQQERQLVATNSILKGQEEERTRVARDLHDGLGGILTSVKLTLGKVRGNFILPEASTVVFARALEQLDLAINEMRRVAHSMMPEALVRYGLPDSLKDFCEDLNETGQIKIHLQVLGMENRLDSSVEVVLYRIVQELLNNILKHAQATDAYVQLVRREEIIHLTVEDNGKGFDVKQAENQKGAGMRNIENRVAYLGGTLDIQSTVGEGTSVEIEIKL; this is translated from the coding sequence ATGAAACCATTACTCACGCTTGTATTTTTGATGGTAGTACCGTGTTTGGTATGGAGCCAACAAGAACTCATTGATAGCTATCGACAAGAGCTAAAAAAAGAGAAGATTGATACCTCACGCATTCACATTATTGGAGATTTGTCGCGGATGCTCATCATGGACTCCGATACTGCTGAGGCACTTGCTTTGCTGAAAGAAGGCTTGGCATTGTGTAAAAAACACAACTACGAATACGGCTATGGCCTTCTTTACAACTCTTACGGTGTTTATTATTTAGAAACGTCCCGTTACGATGAAGCTGAGGCGTATTTTCAAAAAAGCTGCGAGCATTACCAAAGAAGTAAAAAAGATACGGCGCCGTTGGGTGTAGCTACTGCCTTGGGAAACTTGAGCCTCATTGCTGAGACCAAACGAGACATCGAAAAAGCTGTTCTACTACAGCTACAAGCGCTGGACGTGTGGCAGGCGTCTGCCTTTCCTGAGCGGTTTGTGGCGGTGGGAAATATGTATCTCAATATTAGTAATTTATATACCAAAGTAGGCCAGCACGATAAAGCCATTATTTATACCAAAAAAGCAGTAAAAACGCGCCTTAATGCGGATCTGAAGGATGCTGATTTGGCGACATCGTACATCTATTTGTTGAATAGCTTCATCAAAAACAATCAATTGGATAGTGCCCAAAAATACTTGCTTACCACTCAAACTTTGGTCAACGACCTTAAAAACCCCGTCGTTTATATGCGCTATTACGCCGTGCTGGGAGAAATTGGGATGGCTGAAAAGAACTATGAAAATGCCCTCGGGCAATACCAATTGGCGTTGCAGTATGCTCAACAAACCCAAAAAATGACTTTTCAGATAAGCAGCTCAATGGGCATTGCACGCTGTTATCAAGAATTGAAACGGCCTGCCGAAGCGATTCCATTTTTGACGCAAGCGCTTCAATTAGCCGAAAAAGGGAACCGCCTAGAAGCCAAAACAAGGGCGTTGAAAGGCTTGGCGGAGGCATATCATCAACTCAACAACGACCAACAGGCTTTTGCTTATTTTACCCAGTACAATGCCCTGAAAGACAGCATTCAAGCCGAAGAAACCAAGCTAAAGCTCAACGAGATAGATACCAAATACCAGACAGTGCAGAAGGAGAATCAGATTCTTCAGTTAGAAAAAGACAAAAGCCGCCAAAATACGCTCATTTATGGGTTGGTGGTGGGACTAATTCTCATAGCAAGCATTGGAATATTGATGTATCGTAACGCGGCTAACCAACGAAAAATAGCCCAACAGCAAACCCTTCTGAAAGAAAAAGAAATTCAACAATTACAGCAAGAACGACAACTCGTCGCCACCAATTCTATTTTAAAAGGCCAAGAAGAAGAGCGAACGCGCGTAGCCCGCGATTTGCACGACGGCTTGGGCGGAATTTTAACAAGCGTAAAACTAACCTTAGGGAAAGTGAGAGGAAACTTTATTTTGCCCGAAGCAAGTACGGTCGTATTTGCTCGGGCGTTGGAACAACTAGATCTCGCCATTAATGAAATGCGCCGCGTCGCTCACAGTATGATGCCCGAAGCGCTCGTACGCTATGGCCTGCCTGACTCGCTGAAAGATTTTTGCGAAGATCTCAACGAAACGGGGCAAATCAAGATCCATCTGCAAGTACTTGGGATGGAAAATCGACTTGATTCGTCGGTCGAAGTGGTGCTCTACCGCATCGTGCAAGAATTGCTGAACAATATCCTCAAACATGCCCAAGCCACTGATGCCTATGTGCAGTTGGTTCGGCGAGAAGAAATAATTCATCTGACGGTAGAGGACAATGGTAAAGGTTTTGATGTAAAACAAGCTGAAAACCAGAAAGGCGCAGGAATGCGAAACATCGAAAATCGGGTGGCCTATTTAGGCGGTACGCTGGATATTCAAAGCACAGTAGGAGAGGGTACTTCGGTAGAAATTGAAATAAAATTGTAG